The Gloeobacter violaceus PCC 7421 DNA window CGCCCCGGCGGCATGAAAGTCGAGACCTTCAGCCATCTGCAGGCGCGCTTGCCCGAGCGCATCGTCGAGAAGGCCATCTGGGGCATGCTTCCCCACACCCGCCTCGGCCGCCAGCAATTTACCAAGTTAAAAGTCTACAAGGGGCCAGCCCATCCCCACGCCGCCCAAAAACCCGAAGTCTTCGACCTGAGCACGGTCCTTGGAGGTCACTCGTGAGTCAAAATGCAGCCGTCTATTGGGGCACCGGCCGCCGCAAGTGCGCCATCGCCCGCGTGCGCCTCGTGCCGGGAAGCGGCGAACTGGTGATCAACGGTCGACCGGGCGATGAGTACCTGCACTTCCGTCAGCCGCTGATGAGCCTGGCGAAGGCGCCGCTAGAGACGTTGGGCCTCGAAAATCAGTACAATATTATAGTGAACGCGTCCGGTGGCGGCGTGGCCGGCCAGGCCGGTGCCATTCGCCTGGGGATTGCCCGGGCGCTGTGCGAGTTGTCCCCGGACAACCGTCGGCCCCTCAAGGTCGAGGGTTATCTCAGCCGCGATCCCCGCGCCAAGGAGCGTCGCAAGTACGGCCTGAAGAAGGCCCGCAAAGCCCCTCAATTCTCCAAGCGCTAGCAGAGGCAAATCCCATGCCCAAGGCCGGTATTCATCCTCGCTACGAGGAGGCCCGCATCGTCTGTGGTTGCGGTGCCATTTACGAGACCCGTTCCACCAAACCCGGCGTCACCAACGTCGAGATTTGCGCCAACTGCCATCCCTTTTTTACCGGGCAGCAGAAAATCGTCGACGCCGAGGGCCG harbors:
- the rpsI gene encoding 30S ribosomal protein S9, coding for MSQNAAVYWGTGRRKCAIARVRLVPGSGELVINGRPGDEYLHFRQPLMSLAKAPLETLGLENQYNIIVNASGGGVAGQAGAIRLGIARALCELSPDNRRPLKVEGYLSRDPRAKERRKYGLKKARKAPQFSKR
- the rpmE gene encoding 50S ribosomal protein L31 codes for the protein MPKAGIHPRYEEARIVCGCGAIYETRSTKPGVTNVEICANCHPFFTGQQKIVDAEGRVDRFLKKYGNVQPRTKR